A part of Arachis hypogaea cultivar Tifrunner chromosome 12, arahy.Tifrunner.gnm2.J5K5, whole genome shotgun sequence genomic DNA contains:
- the LOC112729231 gene encoding uncharacterized protein encodes MDSRKRKQRQEEPDSDSESESEQSDESEESSPAEKEKEKKKTKTTPKKTQPKKKKVLVEDSPPKEDQYFDGETYEISSDELDEWLGQNVDKSAAEGYVLLGCLFHILLCFVC; translated from the exons atggactccagaaaaagaaagcagaggcaagaggagccagattctgattcagaatctgaatctgaacaaagtgatga gagcgaagaatcatcacctgcagagaaggagaaggagaagaaaaaaacaaaaacaacaccaaaaaa aacacaaccaaaaaagaaaaaagttctcgtggaggattcacctcctaAAGAAGACCAATACTTtgacgg tgagacatatgaaatatcaagtgacgaaCTGGATGAATGGCTAGGGCAAAACgttgataaatctgctgcagaggggtatgtcttgctgggctgtctatttcatattttgttgtgttttgtatgctaa